The region TTATATTTACAAAAAATTTATCGTATAAAATAAATAAAAGGAAAAATTATGGAACAAGCAAAAACAGTATTTTTACTAACATCATTAACAGTGTTATTTGTATTTATTGGATTCTCTTTTGGTGGAACTTCAGGTATGCTAATTGCTTTTTTATTAGCAGGAGGAATGAATTTTTATGTATATTATTATTCGGATGAACAAGTTTTAAAACATTATAATGCAACACCTCTAGAAGATAAGCGTCATAGAGTTTATCAAATTACACAAAAACTTGTTAAAAAAGCAGGTTTACCAATGCCAAAGGTTTATTTAATAGCTGATCATACACCAAATGCTTTTGCTACAGGAAGAAATTATGAACATGCAGCAGTTGCTGTTACTACAGGTTTATATGAGATGTTAAATGAAAAAGAACTTGAAGGTGTAATTGCTCACGAATTATCACATATTAAACATTATGATATTTTAATTGGAACTATTGCAGCTGTATTTGCAGGAGCTATTGCGATGATTGCAAATATGATGCAATTTGGTGCAATGTTTGGAAATAATAGACAAAACTCAAATCCTATTATGATGATTATAATGGCTATTCTTTTGCCCTTGGCAGCTTCCATTATTCAAATGACTGTAAGTAGAAGTAGAGAGTTTATGGCTGATGAAGGATCTGCTAGAATGACTGGAAATCCTGCTGCTTTACAAAGTGCATTATCTAAGTTGGAAAATTATGCAAGAAGTGGTCATCAAATACATAATGCAACAGAAGAAACAGCGCATATGTTTATTATTAATCCATTTTCAGGCTTAAAATCAACATTTGGTTCATTATTTAGAACACATCCAACAACAGAAGATAGAATAGCAAGACTTGAAGAATTAAAAGAAGAACTTTAATAATAGATATAAATAAAAATTAGACATAAAAAAAGCAACCCTTGACCAAAGAGTTGCTTAAGAATTTGATTATATATAAAAGTGGTTTAAACTATTCTTTATTTAGAATATACTTTTTTTACATTTTCAATTTTTGAAGACATATTTAGTAAAGCCATATCAGCTAATACTAAAGCCATCATTGATTCAGCAACCACTGAACCACGAACAGCAACACAAGGATCATGTCTTCCTTTTAATTCACAATCAACTTCATCGTTATGAATATCTACTGTTTCTTGTTTAATAAAAATTGATGGAGTTGATTTAAAATAAACTTTTACATTAATATCATCACCATTTGAAATTCCACCAAGAATTCCACCACTATGATTTGTTTTAAATCCATCTTTTCTTATTTGGTCATTATTATCATAACCTCTAACTTTTGAGCTAAGAGTTCCATCACCAATTTCTACAGCTTTAACTGCATTTATACTCATCATAGCATTTGCTATTTGTGAATCTAATTTAAAATAAAGTGGTTCACCTAAACCTATGGGTGCATTTTTAACATTTATAAGAGCAACTCCACCAACAGAATTGTGTTTATTTTTTGCTGCTAAAATAGCATCTTTTTGCTCTTGTTCAATATTTTTATCTAAAGAAAATATTTCTGATTCAGTAACACTTGAAAAATCATACTCTTTTGCTTCAATTCCATCAATAGCACAAATACCACTTTGAACTTGAATATCTAATTCTTTAAGCATTAATTTTGCAATGGCACCAGCTGCAACTCTTGCAGCTGTTTCTCTAGCACTTGATCTTCCACCACCTCTATAATCTCTTGTTCCATATTTATTGAAATAAGTAAAATCAGCATGACCTGGTCTAAATAAATCTTTTACATTTGTATAATCTTTACTTTTTTGGTTTTCATTAAAAATTATCATAGAAATAGAAGTACCTGTTGTAATTCCTTCAAATACACCTGAAAGTATTTCAACTTTATCACCTTCTTTTCTAGATGTTGCATATTTGTTTTTACCTGGTTTTCTTCTATCCATTTCATTTTGGATAAATTCTTCATCAATTTTTATTCCAGCTGGTACTCCATCAACGATACAACCTAAGGCTTTACCATGACTCTCTCCAAATGTGGTAAATCTGAATCTATGTCCAAAAGTATTCATTATTCACTACCCTTTAAAATATCTATTGCAATTTTAGCAACAGCTTGCTGTGCTAATTTTTTACTTTTACCTTTTGCTTTTCCATAAGTTTTATTATCAATCCAAATTGATACTTCAAACTCTTTTTTATGGTCAGGACCAAAAGATGCTTCAATTCTATATTCAGGAATAGAAGCAAATCTAGCTTGTGTAATTTCTTGAAGTGCTGTTTTATAATCAGAAAATAAAACATCTAAATTTATTTTCTCATATGATTCATCTAATAATTTTAGAATAATTGGTTTTAAAGCATCTAATCCAGATTCTAAATAAATCGCCCCCATGATTGCTTCAAAAGCATCTGATAATATAGAAGCTTTTGTTCTTCCTTTATTTCTTTCTTCAGCACTTGAAATAAAAATATAATCACCTAGTTTTATATCATTTGCTAATCTTGTGAAACCAGTCTCATTTACAAGTGATGCCCTTATTTTTGACAATTCACCTTCATTAGATTTTGGAAATTTTAAAAATAAAAACTCTCCTACAATTAAATTTAAAACTGCATCGCCTAAAAATTCTAATCTTTCATTATTATATGGTTTTTTAAAACTTTTATGTGTAAGTGCTTCGATTATCAGGTTTTTATCTCTAAACTGATAATCCAAACACTTTTCTAATTTTGAATAATCACTCATTGTACTACTTTCCTTAATTTTTACATTATTATTAATTTTATAATTAATCGCAAGATTATAGCACATCTTTTATTATGAAAATAACAAAAGAAGATTTTTGTTTTATTATTGTAATGATTGAACAGCTTGATCTAATGATTTACTTAGCGTATGATTTACGCTAAAAGTTAAAATATTATGACAGTGTGGACATCTATTCTCATAAATAGGGTGTGTTTGTTTACATGATGAACATACAAATTCAAAATCTAAAGTTGCTTTTACTTTTTTTGAATGTTTATGTAATAATATTAAAATATCAAAAATAAAATCTTCACTATGCTCTAAATTATTTAAATAACCTTTAGCATTGTATAATTCAAGTAAAAAATCATTTGTAGAAACTTTTTTGAAATTAATATCATCATAATTTAGATACCACATTAAATCAATAAATGATTTAGGGTTAAATTCTTCTAGATGATTCCAAAAATATGTGCTATTAAACTGTAATAAAAATTGTACAAACAATCTTTGAATACTTTTATCCTTTTTATATATTTTATGAAGAAGTTCAATTCTTTTATCATAAGAAGAAAGAGGATCATTTAATATGATGAGTGCATCTAAATAAGTTTCATCTTTTGATACATTTTTATCTAATTCTTTTAAACAAGATGTTATTTCTTTAGCTTTTTTGAAATCTTTTAATTTTTCATGGATTATTAGTAAATATGTTAAGGCTTTTTTATTTCTTGGAGAAAATTTTAATATTCGCATAAATACATCTTTTGATCTTTGTAAAAAACCACATTTGAAATATGTAATTCCAAGTAATTCTAAAAGTTCTTCTTTTTTCACTCTATCATTTACATGTTCTAGAAGTGTTAAATATACATTAATTGCTTTATTGTAATCACCTTTATGTAAAAAAGATGAAGCTAATAAAAGTATTGAGTCAAAAGGGAGATTATAAGTTTTATATAAATGTACATAATCTTCTTCTTTTAATTTTCCAAGTTCAAATCTGCGGGATAGTTTTCTATAGTCTTTTCGTGCTATTCGTTCTCTATATATTCCATAAGAATACGCAAAAAATGATATGACAAATACAAGTGCAACAAGTATTATTATACTAAACAATGGGTCTCTATATTCTAAAACTATATTATCCATTAAAAGCCTTGTTCTTTATCTTTTTAAGAAGTGATATTATCATAAAAGTACATATAAAAAAATAAAGTGATATAATCCGAAATGATAAAAAAAGAGTCAATTGAAAATTTAAAAAATAATCTTGATATTGTTGATGTTATTTCACAATTTATAGAAGTTAAAAAATCAGGTGCTAATTTTAAAGCATGTTGTCCTTTTCATGGAGAATCGACACCTTCTTTTGTAGTAAGTCCCGCAAAACAAATATATCATTGTTTTGGATGTGGAGCAGGTGGTGATTCTATTAAGTTTGTGATGGAATATGAAAAACTATCTTATCCAGAAGCTATCGAAAAATTAGCTTCAATGAATAATATAAATCTTGAATATGATAATGTTAATACAAAAAAACAAGATATTAGAGTATTAGAAGATGTTAATAAATTTTATCAAAGATTATTTGTAAATAATCAAAAAGCAAAAGAGTATATTTTAAGTAGGGGAATTTCAGAATTCTCAATTGAAAAATTTGAAATAGGTTATGCTCCTGCATCTGCTGATACAATTAAATATTTAAAATCAAATCATTATAATTTACCTGATGCTATTGATTTAGGAATTATTGATACGGGTGCAAATGGATTATATTCAAGATTTATTGAAAGAATTACTTTTCCTATTTATGGAATAAATGGGAAAATGGTTGGTTTTGGTGGACGAACAATTACTGGACACAATGCAAAATATGTAAATTCTCCTCAAACAAAGGTATTTAATAAGTCAAGACTTTTATATGGGTATCACTTAGCAAAAGAGTTTATTTATAAAAAAAATGAATTAATTGTTTGTGAAGGTTATCTCGATGTAATAATGTTACACCAAGCAGGTTTCAACACAGCAGTAGCAACACTAGGAACTGCATTAACAAAAGACCATTTACCACTTATAAGAAGAGGCGAACCTAAAATTATATTAGCTTATGATGGAGACAAACCAGGACTTGCTGCTGCTTTTAAGGCTTCAGTTATGTTATCTCAAAGTGAGTTTGAAGGTGGCGTTGTAATCTTTGGAGAAGGTATAGATCCAGCTGATATGGTAAAAGATGGAAAAACTGAAGAATTAAATAATATATTTAAAACACCAATACCTTTTATTCCCTATGCAATTGATTATATTATTTCTAAATATGAAATAAACAATCCATCACAAAAACAAAAAGCTTTAATAGAAGCTAATGATTATTTACAGTCATTAGGTGTGATTTATCAAGATGAGTATAAAAGATATATTGCACAAAAATTAAATATACGAGAAAACTTAGTAAAAGTAAGTAATAATTCTTTTGAACGAAGAGATGATGCAAATTTATCAAAAATTGATATAGCTGAATTATGTATTATTAAATCAATTTTAGAAAAACCATCAAGATTAGATGCTGTTTTAGATATTGTTGATTCATCAATGTTTGAAACACATAGAAATCAATTTGAGTTATTATTAAATGATATAGATAATATTTCATTAAATGCTATTAGTTTAAATGAAAAACTAGAAAATTATGATGATGAAAGATTAAATAAAGAGTTACTTACATTACTATATAAATTTTATACAAATAAATTAACTGCCATATCATATGATAAAAATTATGAGTTTAGAGAAAAAGTGAATATGATTAGAAAAATAAAAGATAATATTTACCAATTAAGACATGGGAAATTAGTTAGTTATAATTTATAATTTATAATTAATTTATAAGTTTAATTTCTATTCTAGATTGTTTTTTGTAGAATACGAAAAAAGTTTTTAAAAATTAAAGAGGAAATAATATGAAATTAATTCAAAGTGATAATTTACCCTCAGCAATAGGTCCTTATTCGCCTGCTGTTAAAGTTAATGGTTTGGTATATACATCAGCGCAAGTTCCTATAACTTTAGATGGTACAATGGTTGAAAGAGATATTAAAATTCAAACTAGACAGGTATTATCAAATTTAAGAACATTACTAGAAGATTCAGATAGTGGAATGGAAGAAGTAATAAAAGTATCAGTATATTTAGAGAATATTGATGATTTTGGTGTTGTTAATGTATTATTTGCAGAAGCTTTTGGTGATCATAAGCCAGCAAGAAGTACAATCTCAACAAATGGATTACCAATTGGATCGATGATTATGGTTGATTGTATTGCAACTGCATCAGATTATAGATAAAAGGTAATTGTCTTAAAGAAAGTTTAAACTAACTTTAGATACTATTCACGTTCAAAATAAAGTTAGCATTAATAAAAATGAAGTTAACACAAGAGAAGTTAATTTAGAGGAAAAAAAATGTACGCAATTATCAAATGTGGTGGAAAACAGTATAAAGTTTCTGAAGGTGATATTTTAGATATTGATTATACTGGTAAAGCTGCAAAAGAAACACTAGAAATTACTGATGTATTAGCTGTAAACAATGGTGAGTTAGTTACAGGTGATGCTGTATCAAATGCAAAAGTTGAAGCAGAAGTAGTATTAGATGGTACAGGTGTAAATAGAGACAGAAAAGTTATCATTTACAAAAAAAGAAGAAGAAAAGATTCTAAGTTAAAAAGAGGTTTCAGAAAAAGCTTCACTAAAATTAGAATTACTAAAATCGCTGCATAAGCATAAATAAGTTAAAGGAGATAAACTATGGCACATAAGAAAGGTCAAGGAAGTACGCAGAATAATAGAGATTCAGCAGGTAGAAGACTTGGTGTTAAGAAATATGGTGGTGAAGTAGTAAGATCTGGTAATATTATTATTAGACAAAGAGGTACTAAAGTTCATGTTGGACAAAATGTTGGTATCGGAAAAGACCACACAATTTATGCTTTAATTGACGGTGTAGTTAAATTTGAGATTAAAGATAAAAAAAGAAAAAAAGTTTCAGTTTACGCTTCGTAATTCTGAACTTTTTTGGTTTTTTAAAAGGGTGTTGGCAAATTTGCTAGCACCCTTTTTTTATATGTATAATATGGAAAATAAAAAGTTAATAGAGTATTGATTTTTTATTTTTCACAAAGGTGAGGTTAAAATGTTTATAGATAATGCTAGATTCGTAGTTCATTCGGGAAAAGGTGGACAAGGTTGTTCATCATTCAGAAGAGAAAAGTTTGTTACAAAAGGTGGTCCTGATGGTGGGGATGGTGGAAAAGGTGGAGATGTTTACTTTTTAGTAGATTCTAATACTGATACATTATCAAACTATAAAGGGCGAAAATTATTTAAAGCTGATAACGGTAAAGCAGGTATGGGATCAAGAATGACTGGTAAATCTGCTGATGAGTTAGTTTTAGTTGTACCACCTGGGACACAAGTTATTGATGATGATTCAGGTGAAGTTTTACTTGATTTATTAGAAGAAGGTCAAAAAGTTAAAATTCTTGAAGGTGGGAAAGGTGGACTTGGAAATGTTCATTTTAAAAACTCAAGAAATCAAAGACCGACATATTTTCAACCAGGTCTTCCAGGACTTAGTAAAAATATTAGATTAGAATTAAAATTAATTGCAGATGTTGGACTTGTTGGTTATCCAAATGTTGGAAAATCAACATTAATTTCTACTACATCAAATGCAAATCCTGAAATTGCAAATTATGAATTTACAACTTTAACTCCTAAGTTAGGTGTTGTTGAAGTTGGAGATTATAATTCATTTGTAATGGCAGATATTCCAGGAATTATTGATGGAGCAGCTGATGGTAAAGGATTAGGATTAGAGTTTTTAAAACATATTGAAAGAACTAAAACTTTACTATTTATGATTGATGTTGCAAATCATAGAACTATGCTTGATCAATATACTGTATTGAAACAAGAAGTTTCTAAATTTTCAAATGAATTAGCTGGAAGAAACTATGCAATTGCTTTAAGTAAAATTGATGGATATTATGGTGAAGATTTAGAAGGTGAAATTAAACAATTTATTACAGATATTGGACTTGAATGTTCAACATCAAATGAGTTTGGTTTTGATAAAGAATATCCATATTATGCTCAAGATTTAACTTATTCAAGATTTGATAATAGTAAACCATTTTTTGTATTACCAATTTCTTCAGTAACAAGAAAAAATACAAAATCAATTACTTATGCACTTTATAATTTATTGGAACAAAACAAATGAAACGATTAGTTATAAAAGTTGGTAGTGCAGTATTAAGAGAAGGTACTGAATTAGCTATTGATAGACTAAATAACTTGGTTGATTTTATAGCTAAACTAAAAAAAGAGAAAAATTTTGAAGTGATTTTAGTATCTTCAGGCGCCGTAGCTTCTGGAAATACTAAGTTAAATTTAGATAGAACAAAAATTTTAAATAGACAAGCATTGGCTGCAATTGGTCAACCTTTGTTAATGAAATATTATAAAAAAAGATTTGCACAACATAATATTAATTGTGCTCAAATGCTTTTAGTTGCAGATGATTTTGATTCACGTAAAAGGTCAGCAAATGCAAAATCTGTAATGGAAATATTATTAGAAAATAATGTTGTTCCTATTGTAAATGAAAATGATGTTATTGCAAATGAAGAGCTTTTATTTGGTGATAATGATCAATTAGGTGCTCATGCAGCATATTTTTTTGATGCAGATATGCTAGCAATTTTAAGTGATGTTGATGGATTTTATGATTCAAATCCTCATGAAAATGAAAATGCCAAAATGATAAAAATCATAAATTCTATAGATGAAGAAGAACTTAAAGTAAAACATAATCCAAATTCAGAATTTGCAACAGGTGGAATTGTTACTAAATTAAAAGCTGCAAATTTTTTAATTAAAAGAAATAAAAAGATGTATTTATCATCTGGATTTGATTTGAAAAATGCTTATGATTATTTACTTTATGATAATCATAATAGTGGAACTCTTTTTCAAGCTAAAACTTCAATTTAAGGAAAAATAATGAGTAAAAAAATACTTTTTATGGGTACTCCAGATTATGCAACTAGAATATTTCAAGAATTAATTAATAGTTCTTATGAAATTGTAGGACTTTTTACTCAACCTGACAAGCCAGTTGGAAGAAAACAAGTTTTAACAGCTCCTCATATTAAACAATTTTGTATTGATAAAAATTTAGAATTTCCAATTTTTCAAGCAGAAAGATTAAGAGGAAATAATGAAGCTGTTTTACAAATAAAAGAGTTAAAACCAGATTTTATAATTGTTGCTGCTTATGGGCAAATATTACCAAAAGAGATTTTAGATATAGCTCCTTGTATAAATCTTCATGCTTCACTATTACCTAAATATAGAGGAGCATCTCCTATTCAAGAGTCACTTTTAAATGATGATTATTTTACAGGTGTTACTTCTATGTTTATGGAAGAGGGTTTAGATTCAGGTGATATTTTAGGCTTACAATATTTAAAAATCACTCCTACTATGGAAGTTGATGTTGCATTTGATAAATTATCAGATATTGCAGCTAAACTTACTATTACAACTTTAGATAATTTTGAAAATATACAACCAAAAAAACAAGATGAAACTGAAGTTAGTTTTTGTAAAAAAATTAAGAAAGATGATGGTTTAGTTGATTTTTCATCAGCAAAAGCACTTTTTTTGAAATATAAAGCTTATTCTTATTGGCCTGGAGTTTTTCTAGCTTCTGGATTAAAATTAAAAAATATTGAATTTATTGAAAATGAATCTTCTAATATTGAAGGTTCAATTTTACAAATTGAAAAAGATTTTGTTTTAATTGGATGTACAAAAGGTAGTTTAAAAATAAAAACTTTACAAGCTCCATCTAAAAAAGCTTTGAATTCTTCTGATTATATTAGAGGTCAAAGATTAGAAAAAGACGATATTTTAAAATAAATATCGTTTTTCATCTTTTATCCTAAATAACTTGTATATGCAGTTATTGTTAAAAGACTTGCTAATACTCCTAATACAAGAGAATTTATAGCAACATTCTCATCTAATCCACCTTTTATAGCTAAAACAGTTGCCATAGTCATAGGTGGCATTGCAACTTCAATAATTGTAACTTTTACCCAAGTTTGATCTATTCCATAGAAAAGCTGAAATCCAATAAGTACAATAATTGGAACAATTACCATTTTTAATATCATTGCCATTGAAACAATATGAAATTTTACAAAAATATGTTTAAGTTCAAGTTTCATACCAATTGCAATCATAGCAATAGGAACAAGTGTTGCTCCTAAAGTTTGACTTGTTAAAATTAAAAAATTTGGTACTTCAAAATTCTTAGCTATTATTGTTATAAAAAACATAAGTGATGGCGGAAATAGTAAAACACTTTTAAATATTGATTTAGTATCATTTTTTCTTCCACTTCCCCAAGTAATAATAAACATACCAACTGAAACTAGTAATAAAAATGAACCAAATAAATCATAAATAAGACCATATACAATATAATCTTGTCCATAAAAAGCATCAATATATGAAAAACCAATAAAAGAGGTATTCCCAAAAGTGGACATAATCATAAAAGTTGCTAACAATAATTTATTTAGCTTCATTAATCTACCAATAAAATAAGAAAGTGCTAAATTGAATAAAATAAAACATATAAACATTAAAATTAATC is a window of Poseidonibacter antarcticus DNA encoding:
- the rplU gene encoding 50S ribosomal protein L21 codes for the protein MYAIIKCGGKQYKVSEGDILDIDYTGKAAKETLEITDVLAVNNGELVTGDAVSNAKVEAEVVLDGTGVNRDRKVIIYKKRRRKDSKLKRGFRKSFTKIRITKIAA
- the aroC gene encoding chorismate synthase — its product is MNTFGHRFRFTTFGESHGKALGCIVDGVPAGIKIDEEFIQNEMDRRKPGKNKYATSRKEGDKVEILSGVFEGITTGTSISMIIFNENQKSKDYTNVKDLFRPGHADFTYFNKYGTRDYRGGGRSSARETAARVAAGAIAKLMLKELDIQVQSGICAIDGIEAKEYDFSSVTESEIFSLDKNIEQEQKDAILAAKNKHNSVGGVALINVKNAPIGLGEPLYFKLDSQIANAMMSINAVKAVEIGDGTLSSKVRGYDNNDQIRKDGFKTNHSGGILGGISNGDDINVKVYFKSTPSIFIKQETVDIHNDEVDCELKGRHDPCVAVRGSVVAESMMALVLADMALLNMSSKIENVKKVYSK
- the rnc gene encoding ribonuclease III codes for the protein MSDYSKLEKCLDYQFRDKNLIIEALTHKSFKKPYNNERLEFLGDAVLNLIVGEFLFLKFPKSNEGELSKIRASLVNETGFTRLANDIKLGDYIFISSAEERNKGRTKASILSDAFEAIMGAIYLESGLDALKPIILKLLDESYEKINLDVLFSDYKTALQEITQARFASIPEYRIEASFGPDHKKEFEVSIWIDNKTYGKAKGKSKKLAQQAVAKIAIDILKGSE
- a CDS encoding Rid family detoxifying hydrolase; translation: MKLIQSDNLPSAIGPYSPAVKVNGLVYTSAQVPITLDGTMVERDIKIQTRQVLSNLRTLLEDSDSGMEEVIKVSVYLENIDDFGVVNVLFAEAFGDHKPARSTISTNGLPIGSMIMVDCIATASDYR
- the obgE gene encoding GTPase ObgE, which produces MFIDNARFVVHSGKGGQGCSSFRREKFVTKGGPDGGDGGKGGDVYFLVDSNTDTLSNYKGRKLFKADNGKAGMGSRMTGKSADELVLVVPPGTQVIDDDSGEVLLDLLEEGQKVKILEGGKGGLGNVHFKNSRNQRPTYFQPGLPGLSKNIRLELKLIADVGLVGYPNVGKSTLISTTSNANPEIANYEFTTLTPKLGVVEVGDYNSFVMADIPGIIDGAADGKGLGLEFLKHIERTKTLLFMIDVANHRTMLDQYTVLKQEVSKFSNELAGRNYAIALSKIDGYYGEDLEGEIKQFITDIGLECSTSNEFGFDKEYPYYAQDLTYSRFDNSKPFFVLPISSVTRKNTKSITYALYNLLEQNK
- the htpX gene encoding zinc metalloprotease HtpX, yielding MEQAKTVFLLTSLTVLFVFIGFSFGGTSGMLIAFLLAGGMNFYVYYYSDEQVLKHYNATPLEDKRHRVYQITQKLVKKAGLPMPKVYLIADHTPNAFATGRNYEHAAVAVTTGLYEMLNEKELEGVIAHELSHIKHYDILIGTIAAVFAGAIAMIANMMQFGAMFGNNRQNSNPIMMIIMAILLPLAASIIQMTVSRSREFMADEGSARMTGNPAALQSALSKLENYARSGHQIHNATEETAHMFIINPFSGLKSTFGSLFRTHPTTEDRIARLEELKEEL
- the fmt gene encoding methionyl-tRNA formyltransferase, whose amino-acid sequence is MSKKILFMGTPDYATRIFQELINSSYEIVGLFTQPDKPVGRKQVLTAPHIKQFCIDKNLEFPIFQAERLRGNNEAVLQIKELKPDFIIVAAYGQILPKEILDIAPCINLHASLLPKYRGASPIQESLLNDDYFTGVTSMFMEEGLDSGDILGLQYLKITPTMEVDVAFDKLSDIAAKLTITTLDNFENIQPKKQDETEVSFCKKIKKDDGLVDFSSAKALFLKYKAYSYWPGVFLASGLKLKNIEFIENESSNIEGSILQIEKDFVLIGCTKGSLKIKTLQAPSKKALNSSDYIRGQRLEKDDILK
- the rpmA gene encoding 50S ribosomal protein L27, coding for MAHKKGQGSTQNNRDSAGRRLGVKKYGGEVVRSGNIIIRQRGTKVHVGQNVGIGKDHTIYALIDGVVKFEIKDKKRKKVSVYAS
- a CDS encoding AEC family transporter, with product MLDPVLPIAIYLLLGYLFKLVFHDNSKQLIEFIIYFSLPAIVFSKIYPLTLDEKIFGLILMFICFILFNLALSYFIGRLMKLNKLLLATFMIMSTFGNTSFIGFSYIDAFYGQDYIVYGLIYDLFGSFLLLVSVGMFIITWGSGRKNDTKSIFKSVLLFPPSLMFFITIIAKNFEVPNFLILTSQTLGATLVPIAMIAIGMKLELKHIFVKFHIVSMAMILKMVIVPIIVLIGFQLFYGIDQTWVKVTIIEVAMPPMTMATVLAIKGGLDENVAINSLVLGVLASLLTITAYTSYLG
- a CDS encoding tetratricopeptide repeat protein — encoded protein: MDNIVLEYRDPLFSIIILVALVFVISFFAYSYGIYRERIARKDYRKLSRRFELGKLKEEDYVHLYKTYNLPFDSILLLASSFLHKGDYNKAINVYLTLLEHVNDRVKKEELLELLGITYFKCGFLQRSKDVFMRILKFSPRNKKALTYLLIIHEKLKDFKKAKEITSCLKELDKNVSKDETYLDALIILNDPLSSYDKRIELLHKIYKKDKSIQRLFVQFLLQFNSTYFWNHLEEFNPKSFIDLMWYLNYDDINFKKVSTNDFLLELYNAKGYLNNLEHSEDFIFDILILLHKHSKKVKATLDFEFVCSSCKQTHPIYENRCPHCHNILTFSVNHTLSKSLDQAVQSLQ
- the proB gene encoding glutamate 5-kinase, translating into MKRLVIKVGSAVLREGTELAIDRLNNLVDFIAKLKKEKNFEVILVSSGAVASGNTKLNLDRTKILNRQALAAIGQPLLMKYYKKRFAQHNINCAQMLLVADDFDSRKRSANAKSVMEILLENNVVPIVNENDVIANEELLFGDNDQLGAHAAYFFDADMLAILSDVDGFYDSNPHENENAKMIKIINSIDEEELKVKHNPNSEFATGGIVTKLKAANFLIKRNKKMYLSSGFDLKNAYDYLLYDNHNSGTLFQAKTSI
- the dnaG gene encoding DNA primase; its protein translation is MIKKESIENLKNNLDIVDVISQFIEVKKSGANFKACCPFHGESTPSFVVSPAKQIYHCFGCGAGGDSIKFVMEYEKLSYPEAIEKLASMNNINLEYDNVNTKKQDIRVLEDVNKFYQRLFVNNQKAKEYILSRGISEFSIEKFEIGYAPASADTIKYLKSNHYNLPDAIDLGIIDTGANGLYSRFIERITFPIYGINGKMVGFGGRTITGHNAKYVNSPQTKVFNKSRLLYGYHLAKEFIYKKNELIVCEGYLDVIMLHQAGFNTAVATLGTALTKDHLPLIRRGEPKIILAYDGDKPGLAAAFKASVMLSQSEFEGGVVIFGEGIDPADMVKDGKTEELNNIFKTPIPFIPYAIDYIISKYEINNPSQKQKALIEANDYLQSLGVIYQDEYKRYIAQKLNIRENLVKVSNNSFERRDDANLSKIDIAELCIIKSILEKPSRLDAVLDIVDSSMFETHRNQFELLLNDIDNISLNAISLNEKLENYDDERLNKELLTLLYKFYTNKLTAISYDKNYEFREKVNMIRKIKDNIYQLRHGKLVSYNL